The nucleotide sequence TCATCCTTGTCGATGGCCTCATCTTCGTGGATCGGGTGGGTAATCAGCACCGAACTCTGGTTACCCAGCTTCCAGTGCATCTCGACGGAACGGGCAATCACCGTGGCGTCATCCAGCCGGTGGGGGCTGTGAAAACCGCTGGAACGGCAATAAAAAGCGGGAAAATCGTCAGATTGATAGGAAATGATGGGCACGCACTGGGTTTCCAGGTATTCAAGCGTCAAGCCAAGGTCGAGAATACTCTTGGCGCCTGCGCACACCACCGCGACCCGGGAGCGGGTGAACTGGATCAGGTCGGCGGAAATATCCATCGACCGCTCGGCGCCGCGGTGTACACCGCCGATGCCCGCCGAGGCAAAGAAAGGAATGCCGGCCAAATCCGCCGCCACCAGCGACGACGCCACGGTGGTCGCGCCCATGCCGCCTTGCGCCAAAATCACCGGAATATCGCGGCTGCTGGCTTTCGGAATGCCCTTGGTCGAGCCAAACCGTTCAATATCGGCATCCGACATACCAATCAGAAAGCGGCCATTTTCGATGCCGATCGTCGCAGGAATCGCCCCTTCGGCACGCACAGCGGCCTCAATCTTTCTGGCCGTAGCCACATTCTCAGGATAAGGCAGGCCGTGGGCAATCACGGTCGACTCCAGCGCCACCACCGGCTTACCGGTATGCAGCGCCTCTTTTACTTCGCCACTAAACCGCAGCAATTCATTCGAAAAATCCGTTTTAGACATAATATTCTCTCATCCTGGGCGATTATGTCAGGTTATATCCGGACGATGTCGTTCCCGCAGACGCAGGTATGACTCACGTCTGGTATCAATGACATAGTCATCATTGGCTTCACGATATTATCGATAACAATACATCCTGAATTATTATCGACTCATATTAAACACCAGTAGCTTATTTTCATCGACTGGCGCATAACGTCCTCATTAAATTAAAAAAAATTTCCTGCCTGCAAGATGTTGACTATTGATCTGATAACATAAGTTTATTAGACAATAGGTATATTATTTTACTATTTCATGTTCAAGATTATTTTGTGATATACAACACAAAAATACTATTTATTTGACAATGCAGTCAGATTGATCCAACTGCTTCACTTTTTTTCTTCTGCCAAATAACGAAATATTCTGCACGATAATAATCGCTGAGAAAATGAAAGCCACTCCGACCAATTGCGCGTCGGAAAGCCCTTGCTGAAGAAATAAAAATCCCAGTAGCAACGCGACCAACGGGCTGAGAAAACCCAACATCGACATAATCACCGGCGAATTAGCTTCAAGACCGGAGAACCACATGAAATAGGCCAGTAAAGAACCGGGAATCGCCAGATAAAAATAACCGCCAAGGTTGGTCAGTGTCACCGCATCCGGCAACGGCTCCGTCAGCATCTGCACCGGCAGAATCACCAGCCCGCCGCAAAACAGCTGCCAGCCGGTAAACGTCAGCATCGTCATTCCGGCCGGGCGGCCCCACTTTTTGGTCAGCACCAGACCGGACGCCATACTCACCGTCGCCAGCGCCGACGCCGCCAGCCCAGCGGGGTTCAACGGCGCTTTCGGCAGCGAAATCAACAGCGCAATACCGATGCCGCCAGCCACGGCCGCCGCCATCTGCTTTTTCAGCACCGGCTGCGACAGCAGCAGGAAAGACAGCAGGATAACGATTAACGGCTGAAGCGACCCCACCAGCGCCACCACGCCGCCAGGCAGACGATAGGCGGCAAAAAACAGCATCACAAAGAACACACCGATATTGAGCGCGCCCAGTACAAACAAGCGCCACAGCCAGCCGACCGGCGGCAGGGCTTTACCGAGAATAAGAATAATGCCAGCCGGCAGCGCCCGGATCAGGGCAGCCAGTAGTGGTTTGTCGGCGGGAAGAAACTGGGTGGTGATAAAGTAGGTAGTTCCCCAGACACAGGGGGCGTAAAAAGCGAAATCTTTTAATTTCACGAAATGAACCTTCCTCAAACTGTTCCTGTCAAAAAGTTGAGGCCAGTTTGCCGACCTCCACCCAGCCTGAGGCATGCTGCCTCTCTGGCCGTACAGAAGGCGCACATCCATGTGCAGTTCTCCTGACTTACTCACGTTCGATCTTCCTGTATCTTGACGTATCACATCCTGTGACACCGATGAACAACACCGTATATTACGGTTTCGTAATGTACACATACGTAATTAATGTGTCAATAACATATGACATTGAATATTTCTTTCAAGAATATTACAGTAGAGTTGATCGCGTAATGGTATTGACCTACGCCTTAATAAAAAGGAATGGTTTTTTATATTAATCAAGGATATCTCGTTAATGGCACGCTACCTGGAAGTATCAGATATTGTTCAACAATGGCGCAATGAGCGCCCTGACCTCGATGTCGAACCCATGTTGGTGATTGGCACCCTGTCCCGCGTCAGTCTGCTGATTGACCGCGCTCTGGACAAGGTATTCAGCAAATACAAACTGAGCGCCCGCGAGTTCGACATTCTGGCGACCCTGCGCAGACGAGGCGCGCCTTATGCCATCAGTCCGTCTCAGATAGTCAACGCGCTGATGATCAACAACAGCACCCTGACCAGCCGGTTGGACAGGCTGGAGCAGGCCGGCTGGCTGCGGCGAATGCCGATTGAAGGCGACCGCCGTTCAGTCAACATCCAACTGACCGACGAGGGTTTTGCCCTGATCAATCGGGTGGTGGAAGAGCATGTGGAGAATGAACGCGACATTCTCTCCCCGTTCAGTGAAGAAGAAAAAAACCAGCTGCGCGCCCTGCTGGGGCGCGTTGAAAAACACCTGGTGAACAACCGCTAATGATCGGGTGACATCGCGGTCTGGCGGCAAAAGATCGCGGGCATTAAAAAAGGGCATCCAGACGGCTGCCCTTTTGTCGTTACATTCAGACCGCGATTATTTCGCAGACTTGTCCTGCAGCGGCGGATTGGCAACCTGCGGCAGGCCCGCGTTGCCAGAAGAAATCAGGCCGCTTTCCACGTAGTTGAACAGCTTCTCACGGGTGTCGGTGATGTCCAGATTACGCATCGTCAGCTGGCCGATACGGTCATCCGGCGAAAACACGGACTCGCCTTTTTCCATCGTCAGGCGTTCCGGTTTGTAGGTCAGGTTGTCCGATACGGTGTTCAGGATCGAATAGTCGTTGCCACGACGCAGTTCAAGCGTCACTTCGCCGGTGATTTCGCTGGCGACCCAACGCTGCAAAGCGTCACGCAGCATCAACGCCTGCGGGTCGAACCAACGACCTTGATACAGCAGGCGGCCCAGTTGGCGACCGTGGGCGTGGTACTGCTCGATGGTGTCTTCGTTGTGAATGCCGGTGAGCAGACGCTCGTAGGCGATGTGCAACAGCGCCATCCCCGGCGCTTCATAGATGCCGCGGCTCTTCGCTTCAATGATACGGTTTTCGATCTGGTCGCTCATGCCAAGACCGTGGCGACCACCGATGCGATTAGCTTCCAGCATCAGTTCCACGTCATCGGAGAACGTCTGCCCGTTCAGCGCCACCGGATGGCCGCGCTCGAAACGCACGGTCACTTCTTCCACCGGAATGCGCACGTTTTCGTCCCAGAACTTAACGCCCATGATCGGATTAACGATTTTCACGCTGGAGTTCAAGAATTCCAGATCCTTCGCTTCGTGGGTCGCGCCCAGCATGTTGGAATCGGTAGAGTAGGCTTTTTCCGCCGACATTTTGTAGTCGAAGCCCGATGTCGTCATAAACTCGGACATCTCCTGACGGCCGCCCAGTTCGTCGATGAAATCGGTATCCAGCCAGGGTTTGTAGATTTTCAGTTCGGCGTTGGTCAGCAGGCCGTAACGGTAGAAACGCTCGATGTCGTTGCCTTTGTAGGTGCTGCCGTCGCCCCAGATATTAACGTCGTCTTCTTTCATCGCCGCCACCAGCATGGTGCCGGTCACCGCACGGCCCAGCGGCGTGGTGTTGAAGTACGTCATCCCGCCGGTGGTGTTATGGAACGCACCGCACTGGATCGCGGCGATGCCTTCCGCCACCAACTGTTTACGGCAGTCGATCAGACGGGCATTCTCGGCGCCGTACTCTTTGGCGCGGCGCGGAATGGCATCGTAGTCGTCTTCATCCGGTTGACCCAGGTTCGCGGTATAGGCATAAGGCACCGCGCCTTTCTGACGCATCCACAACAAGGCGGCGCTGGTATCCAGACCACCGGAGAAAGCAATCCCAATCCGCTGACCCACCGGAAGATGTTTCAAAATCGTCGTCATAACTATTAATCCCTGCTTGATTTCGATGGCGTTAAGCTTAGCAGCCCTGCCGCCGGGTTACGCAATGTCTGGTCATGCATTGAGACGCGCACGACACGGCGCCATCAGAATCGACTGCGATGAACAACCGCGCATCAATGCATATTTATGCAAAATTTATGATTGATAATTTAAACATCTTTTCCGGCGGACCGGAAGAGAAGAGGCGGATTTTCAGGAAAAAAATTCGCTACGGCGGCGCCCAGCCCGAAGGCAAGGCTAAAAAGCCGCCGTTTTTCACGCTGCCGACAACACTGCGTTATATCGCTACTTTATAAAGCAACGCGGCTATAACGGCAAACGCGCCCAGCCATGAAGCAGCATATACACACCCACTACCGCAATCAGCAGGCTGGAGAAATAGGGCGCCCGGCGCGCCAGCGTGGCGAATCCCGGCCAGCGGCGGCTGGCGTGCTGCACGCTGAGCGCAGCACCAACCCCGACAGCCACCAGCGTCAACGCCAGCCCGATGCTGAAACACACCACCAGCGCCGCCCCCAGCGTAAAAGCCTTCACCTGAATGCACAACAGCAGCACCGTGATGGCGGCCGGGCAGGGAATCAACCCGCCGGTCAGGCCAAACAGCAAAATCTGCCCGTTGGTGGCTTCCCGGTTGGCAAAGCGCAGGCGGATCTCATTGGCGTGCGCCCGTTCATGCGCGTCCTGATACTCACCATGAGCCTGCGCGTGGTCATGCGGATGCTCAGCGTGGTGGTGGGCGTGATTATGGTCATGGCGGTGATCGGCATGCTCATCATGACCGTGGTGATGATGGTGATCATGATGATGGTGGTGATCATGATGATCATGGCTATGCTGATGTTGCGCCCATGCCCGCTCGTCGCGCCAGGTACGCCAGAACATCCAGACGGCGGTCCCCAGAATGATGATGCCGGAAACAAACTGCAGCCAGGGTTCGGCGGAGTCAGCGGTAAATTGCCGGCTCAGGTACATGCCGCCCAGCGCAATCAACCAGACCACGGCGGTATGCGACAACGTGGCGGCCACTCCCAACATCACCGCCTGCTTCACCGTCCCGCGGATAGCGACGATAAATGCCGCCATCATAGTCTTGGAATGCCCCGGCTCCAGGCCGTGCAACGCGCCCAACAACACCGCGCTGGGAATAAACAGCCAGGCGTTAGCCACGCCCTGCTGCAAAAGTAAGGAAAAATCCGTCATAGTTAGCGTCCGAATCAGGTGGTCGGTGGGCCGGCCTGGAAGTAAAATGATGAAAATATACTATACCCCAGTATATGACCAGACAAGACGGGAGTCGCCATGCCGCATACCATTAACGAAAAAAAGAAACTGCTGACGCGCGTCAGACGCATCAAAGGTCAGGCGGAAGCACTGGAAAAAGCGCTGGACGGCGGGGGACGCTCATGCCTGGAAATTCTGCAACAAATCGCCGCCATCCGGGGCGCGGTGAACGGGTTGATGGGCGAGGTGCTGGAAGGCCACATCCGTGACCATCTGATGAATGAAGAAGCAGACCCGGCGGAACGCGCCACCGACCTGGAAGCGATCGTGACGGTGATTCGCTCTTATATGAAGTAGCTCGTATGGAATAGCTCGTATGAAGTAGAGCATGAAGGGGTGAGTATAGTGCTGTTTATTGCCAGTGCGGACGGACAAACCTCGATTACGCGACCCACCACGCAATATTAAAACGATGTTTCATTTGAAACGGGTTTCTTTGCTATCCTCGGCGACACAGATGTTCCTCCCTTTGATGATTGCTGGAGATACCATGACCAAGAACGTCGCCATTCTTTTGGCTCCCGGATTCGAAGAAGCGGAAGCGATTATGGTGATCGATGTGCTGCATCGCACGAAACTGAACGTCACCCTGCTTTCCTGTCACGACCGGCTGGAGCTGCACAGTTACCATAATATCCGCATGTTCGCGGATGCCCTGCTGGAAAGAAGTATGGACCAGCTGTTTGATGCCGTCGTGATTCCGGGCGGTCCGCAGGGCACGGTGAATCTGGCCGCTAATCCGATGGTGACGGAGTTTATTCGCCGCCATGACGAAGCCGGCAAGCTGATTTGCCCGCTGTGCTCGGCGGCCGCCAGAGTGCTGGGCGGCAACCAGCTGCTGAAAGGGCGCCGCTATGTTTGCTCCGGCGATCTGTGGAAAGACGTCACCGACGGCGTGTATGTCGACCAGAAAGTGGTGGAAGACGGCAACCTGATCAGCGGCAAAGGGCTTGGCGTCGCGTTTGATTTCGCCTTCACCCTTGCCAGCCGGCTGAGCGAAGATCGCGATGATGTGAACTTCCAGGTCGAGCATATCTATTACGACTACTGGCGCGTGCCCGCCTGAATAGACACCCTGTGACGGCGCGCCCGCGCCGCCTCGACTGATCATTCATTATCATATCGACTGTCGCCGTAGCCGCCTTCGCCATAGCGTTCGCGGTAACCATAGCGTTCGCGGTATTCGCGCGGCGTCAGATCGTAATCTTTTCGAAACACGGAATAGAAATACGGCAACGAGGGATAACCGCACATGGACGAAATCTCGTTGATCGACAGCGACGTAGACACCAGTAGGTTTCTCGCCCGCTCCAGTTTTTCGGTGTGGATCATGCCGTGAATGGTCTGCCCGGTTTCATCCTTGAAACGCTTTTCAAGGTTGGAACGCGACAGCCCGACCGCATCCAGCACCTGTTCCACCTTGATGCCTTTACAGGCATGATGGCGGATGAAATGCATCGCCTGAATCACCGCCGGGTCATGTACCGAACGGTAATCGGTCGAACTGCGTTCCACCACCCGCAGCGGCGGCACCAGAATGCGCTGCAACGGCAGCGCATACGGCGTCAGCAGCAGTTGGTGCAACAGCTTGGCAGCCTGATACCCCATCTGCCGCGTCCCCTGCGCCACCGAAGACAGGGCGACGCGCGACAGGTAGCGGGTCAGTTCTTCATTGTCGATACCGATCACGCATAGCTTTTCCGGCACCGCGATGTTCAGGTGCTCGCACACCTGCAACAGATGGCGGGCGCGGGCATCCGTCACCGCGATGATGCCGGTTTGCGGCGGCAGGGTCTGGATCCAGTCCGCCAGCCGGTTCTGGGCATACTGCCAGTTGCCCGGCGATGTCTCCATGCCCTGATACACCACGCCCTGATACTGCTCCGCCGCCACCAGTTGCCGAAAGGCGTGCTCCCGCTCTTGCGCCCACCCTTTCCCCACCGATGCCG is from Dickeya dianthicola NCPPB 453 and encodes:
- a CDS encoding pseudouridine-5'-phosphate glycosidase; the encoded protein is MSKTDFSNELLRFSGEVKEALHTGKPVVALESTVIAHGLPYPENVATARKIEAAVRAEGAIPATIGIENGRFLIGMSDADIERFGSTKGIPKASSRDIPVILAQGGMGATTVASSLVAADLAGIPFFASAGIGGVHRGAERSMDISADLIQFTRSRVAVVCAGAKSILDLGLTLEYLETQCVPIISYQSDDFPAFYCRSSGFHSPHRLDDATVIARSVEMHWKLGNQSSVLITHPIHEDEAIDKDEVESIIRDAALQAEHEGIRGPGATPYLMRAVAKATQGRTVKANMSVLISTAALAGKLARAHTDYLRQQNQA
- the xylR gene encoding D-xylose utilization transcriptional activator XylR (D-xylose enhances binding of XylR to the xyl promoter and activates transcription.), which produces MFEKRYRITLLFNANKVYDRQVVEGVGEYLQASQCDWDIFIEEDFRCRIDNIRDWLGDGVIADFDDPAIIALLAGVRVPLVGVGGSYHSPQDYPPVHYIATDNYALVESAFLHLKNKGLNRFAFYGLPASVGKGWAQEREHAFRQLVAAEQYQGVVYQGMETSPGNWQYAQNRLADWIQTLPPQTGIIAVTDARARHLLQVCEHLNIAVPEKLCVIGIDNEELTRYLSRVALSSVAQGTRQMGYQAAKLLHQLLLTPYALPLQRILVPPLRVVERSSTDYRSVHDPAVIQAMHFIRHHACKGIKVEQVLDAVGLSRSNLEKRFKDETGQTIHGMIHTEKLERARNLLVSTSLSINEISSMCGYPSLPYFYSVFRKDYDLTPREYRERYGYRERYGEGGYGDSRYDNE
- a CDS encoding carboxylate/amino acid/amine transporter, with product MKLKDFAFYAPCVWGTTYFITTQFLPADKPLLAALIRALPAGIILILGKALPPVGWLWRLFVLGALNIGVFFVMLFFAAYRLPGGVVALVGSLQPLIVILLSFLLLSQPVLKKQMAAAVAGGIGIALLISLPKAPLNPAGLAASALATVSMASGLVLTKKWGRPAGMTMLTFTGWQLFCGGLVILPVQMLTEPLPDAVTLTNLGGYFYLAIPGSLLAYFMWFSGLEANSPVIMSMLGFLSPLVALLLGFLFLQQGLSDAQLVGVAFIFSAIIIVQNISLFGRRKKVKQLDQSDCIVK
- a CDS encoding metal/formaldehyde-sensitive transcriptional repressor, producing the protein MPHTINEKKKLLTRVRRIKGQAEALEKALDGGGRSCLEILQQIAAIRGAVNGLMGEVLEGHIRDHLMNEEADPAERATDLEAIVTVIRSYMK
- the argG gene encoding argininosuccinate synthase, with amino-acid sequence MTTILKHLPVGQRIGIAFSGGLDTSAALLWMRQKGAVPYAYTANLGQPDEDDYDAIPRRAKEYGAENARLIDCRKQLVAEGIAAIQCGAFHNTTGGMTYFNTTPLGRAVTGTMLVAAMKEDDVNIWGDGSTYKGNDIERFYRYGLLTNAELKIYKPWLDTDFIDELGGRQEMSEFMTTSGFDYKMSAEKAYSTDSNMLGATHEAKDLEFLNSSVKIVNPIMGVKFWDENVRIPVEEVTVRFERGHPVALNGQTFSDDVELMLEANRIGGRHGLGMSDQIENRIIEAKSRGIYEAPGMALLHIAYERLLTGIHNEDTIEQYHAHGRQLGRLLYQGRWFDPQALMLRDALQRWVASEITGEVTLELRRGNDYSILNTVSDNLTYKPERLTMEKGESVFSPDDRIGQLTMRNLDITDTREKLFNYVESGLISSGNAGLPQVANPPLQDKSAK
- a CDS encoding nickel/cobalt efflux protein RcnA, coding for MTDFSLLLQQGVANAWLFIPSAVLLGALHGLEPGHSKTMMAAFIVAIRGTVKQAVMLGVAATLSHTAVVWLIALGGMYLSRQFTADSAEPWLQFVSGIIILGTAVWMFWRTWRDERAWAQHQHSHDHHDHHHHHDHHHHHGHDEHADHRHDHNHAHHHAEHPHDHAQAHGEYQDAHERAHANEIRLRFANREATNGQILLFGLTGGLIPCPAAITVLLLCIQVKAFTLGAALVVCFSIGLALTLVAVGVGAALSVQHASRRWPGFATLARRAPYFSSLLIAVVGVYMLLHGWARLPL
- a CDS encoding MarR family winged helix-turn-helix transcriptional regulator, which translates into the protein MARYLEVSDIVQQWRNERPDLDVEPMLVIGTLSRVSLLIDRALDKVFSKYKLSAREFDILATLRRRGAPYAISPSQIVNALMINNSTLTSRLDRLEQAGWLRRMPIEGDRRSVNIQLTDEGFALINRVVEEHVENERDILSPFSEEEKNQLRALLGRVEKHLVNNR
- a CDS encoding DJ-1/PfpI family protein, which encodes MTKNVAILLAPGFEEAEAIMVIDVLHRTKLNVTLLSCHDRLELHSYHNIRMFADALLERSMDQLFDAVVIPGGPQGTVNLAANPMVTEFIRRHDEAGKLICPLCSAAARVLGGNQLLKGRRYVCSGDLWKDVTDGVYVDQKVVEDGNLISGKGLGVAFDFAFTLASRLSEDRDDVNFQVEHIYYDYWRVPA